A region of the Flintibacter sp. KGMB00164 genome:
CTTATTAACAGCGATTTTGTCCAGCTTGATGGCTCCAGCGTCAGCCATATCATCAATAAGGGCGGCACCATGCTCTACACCGCCCGCAGCATGGAATTCATGAATCCTGAGGGCCGTGCTAAGGCTCTGAATACCTGCAAGCTGCTGGGTCTGGACGGTATTGTGGCCATCGGCGGCGACGGCACCTTCCGCGGCGCACTGGCTCTCTCCCGCCAGGCTGCTGAGGCGGGCAGCCACATCAGCGTGGTGGGCATCCCTGCCACCATCGATAACGATATCGGCTGCTCCCACTATACCATCGGCTTTGACACCGCCTGCAACACCGCCATTGAGTGTATCGATAAACTGCGCGACACCATGCAGTCCCATGAGCGCTGCTCCGTGGTTGAGGTCATGGGCCGTCACGCCGGCTATCTAGCCCTGTATGTGGGCATTGCTGTGGGCGCTACGGCCGTGCTGATCCCCGAGCGTGAAGTCGACTTCCAGGAGGACGTGGTGGAAAAGATCCGCCGTGCCCGTCTGGCCGGTTCCACCCACTACATGGTGGTAGTGGCTGAGGGCGCAGGCAGCGCCTTTGAGATCGGCAAGCGCATCCACGACGAGGTGGGTATCGATCCCCGTGTCACCGTGCTGGGCCACATTCAGCGCGGCGGCTCCCCCACCGCCCGTGACCGTGAGACTGCCAGCCGCATGGGCTACGAGGCCGTGCTGACCCTGCTGAGCAACCGGGGCAACCGCATTATTGCCACCCGGGACGGCCACATCGTGGACCTGGATATGGAGGAAGCTCTGGCCATGACCAAGCAGTTCCAGATGGACCGCTATCAGGTGCTGGAGGCTCTGACTAACAACGGCGGCACACTGCTTTGATCTTTCCGTTTTTTCCATTTTAAAACCACATCTCAATTGATACAAAAAAAACTCCGCGCTCGCAATGAGCGCGGAGTTTTTCGTTCATGAACGGAATCAGTCGGGGCTGATGGTGTAGTTGGGGGCCTCTTTGGTGATGTAGATATCGTGGGGGTGAGACTCCCGCAGACCGGCAGCGGTGATCTGGATGAACTGAGCCTTGGACTGCAGCTCGTCAATGGTGTGGCAGCCGCAGTAGCCCATACCGGCCTTCAGGCCGCCCATGAGCTGATAGATGGTCTCGCTGGTCAATCCCTTATAAGGCACACGGCCCTCAACACCTTCGGGAACCAGCTTCTTGTTGTTCTCCTGGAAGTAGCGGTCCTTGGAGCCGTGGTTCATGGCAGCCAGGGAGCCCATGCCGCGGTAGGTCTTGAACTGACGGCCCTGATAGATCTCAGTGTCGCCGGGGGACTCCTCACAGCCCGCCAGCAGAGAGCCGATCATGACCACATTGCCGCCGGCGGCAATGGCCTTGACGATATCACCGGAGAACTTCACGCCGCCGTCGGCGATGACAGGCACGCCGTACTCGGCGGCCACGCGGGCAGCGTCATAGATGGCAGTGATCTGGGGCACACCGATACCGGCCACCACACGGGTGGTACAAATGGAACCGGGGCCAATACCCACCTTCACGCAGTCAGCGCCCGCCTCAATGAGAGCCCGGGTGCCTTCGGCAGTGGCCACGTTGCCAGCGATGAGCTGTACATCGGGATACAGAGCCTTGATGCGCTTGACGGTCTCCAGCACGTTCTGGGTGTGGCCATGGGCGGAATCCAGGCCCAGCACGTCTACGCCGGCCTCAACCAGAGCGGCCACACGGTCCAGCACATCGTGGGTGGCGCCGATGGCAGCGCCTACCAGCAGGCGGCCCTTCTCGTCACGGGCAGAGTTGGGATACACCTCGGCCTTCTCGATGTCCTTGATGGTAATGAGGCCCTTCAGGTGGAAGTCCTTGTCCACGATGGGCAGCTTCTCGATCTTGTGCTTGCGCAGGATCTCCTTGGCCTCGGCCAGAGTAGTTCCTTCGGGGGCGGTGACCAGGTTTTCCTTGGTCATCACGTTGTCGATGAGTTGGCTCATATCGGTCTCAAACTTCATATCACGGTTGGTAATGATGCCGATGAGCTTGCCGTTGTCGCAGATGGGTACACCGGAGATGCGGTACTTGGCCATCAGCTCGTCGGCCTCAGCCAGAGTGTGGCCGGGAGCCAGCCAGAAGGGATTGGTGATAACGCCGTTCTCAGAGCGCTTGACCATATCCACCTGCTCAGCCTGCTGGCTGATGGACATATTCTTATGGATGATACCGATACCACCCTCACGGGCGATGGCAATGGCCATGCGGTACTCGGTAACGGTATCCATGGCGGCGCTGATGAGGGGAATATTCAGACGGATCTTTTTCGTCAGTTGGGTGTGAAGGTCCACGTCGGCGGGCAGCACATCGCTGGCCGCAGGAATGAGCAGAACATCATCAAAGGTGAGGCCCTGCTTCAGGAACTTCTGCGCAGCATCCTGATTGACCATAAGCTACAACTCCTTTTCCTTTCGTTCACCCCAAAAAGGGGCAAATCGGCTCAAAAAACACCTGTAATAGATTTATTGTACCTGTCCTTGAATTCCTTGTCAAGGAAGCACTTCACCAAAAATCACCGAGGCCTCAAAGCGGGATTTGCCCTCCTCGTCCATACCCTGGACAAAGTGCATATCTCCCTCCTGCCCCAACCGCATTTCCAGCTCATCCCCCGGACGGCACTCCGCCAGGTAGCCGATCTGCAGCTGGGAGAGGAACTTGTCCTCCTCCAGATTCTGCATCTCCATGGCGTCACAGACAAAGTCGGCGTAGCGGCAGTTGTTCACATGGCCGTTAATATCGGTGTCACTGTACTGCATCCGGCGATGGCAGACCGGCTCCATCTCCTGGGGCAGACGCAGCTTGGTCAGCTTTTTTGTCTTGCACAGCTCTCCTCCACCGGTGTTCTGCAGCTCTTCCACGCTCTCCAGCCGCAAAATCTTCCGGTCGCTGGCCCGTACCAGCACCCAGATGGATACGCACTCCCCTACCGGCTCGCCGTCCACCAGCAGGTCGTAGTCCCGGTACATGGTAGCCGCCCGGCCTCCCCGGTGCCAGGTACGGATGGTGAGATTT
Encoded here:
- a CDS encoding acyl-ACP thioesterase domain-containing protein, with product MSQFYEMTLPIDSRDVDGRGYCKAGPLLGHLQEAATQAAEHGGFTREIIVKRYGAFWMLTRVWYRLERPLHWGENLTIRTWHRGGRAATMYRDYDLLVDGEPVGECVSIWVLVRASDRKILRLESVEELQNTGGGELCKTKKLTKLRLPQEMEPVCHRRMQYSDTDINGHVNNCRYADFVCDAMEMQNLEEDKFLSQLQIGYLAECRPGDELEMRLGQEGDMHFVQGMDEEGKSRFEASVIFGEVLP
- the pfkA gene encoding 6-phosphofructokinase, whose amino-acid sequence is MENKVKRIGVLTSGGDAPGMNAAVRAVVRTAVSHGIQCVGIRRGWNGLINSDFVQLDGSSVSHIINKGGTMLYTARSMEFMNPEGRAKALNTCKLLGLDGIVAIGGDGTFRGALALSRQAAEAGSHISVVGIPATIDNDIGCSHYTIGFDTACNTAIECIDKLRDTMQSHERCSVVEVMGRHAGYLALYVGIAVGATAVLIPEREVDFQEDVVEKIRRARLAGSTHYMVVVAEGAGSAFEIGKRIHDEVGIDPRVTVLGHIQRGGSPTARDRETASRMGYEAVLTLLSNRGNRIIATRDGHIVDLDMEEALAMTKQFQMDRYQVLEALTNNGGTLL
- the guaB gene encoding IMP dehydrogenase, producing the protein MVNQDAAQKFLKQGLTFDDVLLIPAASDVLPADVDLHTQLTKKIRLNIPLISAAMDTVTEYRMAIAIAREGGIGIIHKNMSISQQAEQVDMVKRSENGVITNPFWLAPGHTLAEADELMAKYRISGVPICDNGKLIGIITNRDMKFETDMSQLIDNVMTKENLVTAPEGTTLAEAKEILRKHKIEKLPIVDKDFHLKGLITIKDIEKAEVYPNSARDEKGRLLVGAAIGATHDVLDRVAALVEAGVDVLGLDSAHGHTQNVLETVKRIKALYPDVQLIAGNVATAEGTRALIEAGADCVKVGIGPGSICTTRVVAGIGVPQITAIYDAARVAAEYGVPVIADGGVKFSGDIVKAIAAGGNVVMIGSLLAGCEESPGDTEIYQGRQFKTYRGMGSLAAMNHGSKDRYFQENNKKLVPEGVEGRVPYKGLTSETIYQLMGGLKAGMGYCGCHTIDELQSKAQFIQITAAGLRESHPHDIYITKEAPNYTISPD